Genomic window (Juglans microcarpa x Juglans regia isolate MS1-56 chromosome 2S, Jm3101_v1.0, whole genome shotgun sequence):
AACTAACATCACATCTCTCACCTATCAAACCCAaattcaccaccaccatcactgCCACAAACTCCACCAATGGCCATCAACCTCGCCGTCGAGAATTCTTATCGCTGGCCACTACCATCCTCTCTCCTGCATGGCTTTCTGTGGTCAGTACCCCAGCACTGGCTGCTTCAGATGAAGAGTACGTAAAAGAGACAGAAGAAGTGATAAACAAGGTCCGAACCACAATTCAGATGGATAAGAACGATCCTAATGTGGCTTCTGCAGTGGCTGATCTAAGAGAGACCTCAAATTCTTGGGTGGCCAAGTATAGGAGGGAGAAAGTTTTGCTTGCCAGGGTTTCCTTCCGGGACATGTATTCAGCCCTCAATGCCGTTTCCGGGCATTATATTAGTTTTGGCCCAACAGCACCGATACCGGCGAAGCGAAAGGCCAGGATATTGGAAGAGATGGACACTGCGGAGAAGGCCTTGTTGAGAGGAAGATAAATAGGGCCTAGCTAGTTGATCATGGAgggaagcatttttttttttttaaaacctattttaggggttttttttattgtttaagaacCCATTTTAAGTATTTGAATTTCATCTAAATTGGAGTTTTGAGTTACACAATGATGAGGCTGTAGATGATCAGTTCTGTATCTAACTTGAAAACACTGTGATCAAGAAGCTTGTTGATCTGTTTAGTGCATAATGCTCAGCTATATATCATCGAGTGTATTAATATGGCATgttgattatatataaatctcgCTATTCACACAAAAGAAATTTCACTATTCTTAATCTCGATGTGTgagtgttctttttttttttttttttttttttttttccagataaaaagttaaatcttTTCAGaatgaaaagatatttaaaCTTGTTTGCGAAATACTGCCCACAAAACAGCCATGGATCATTCTGCTAGCTACAGTACTAGCTTTAAACCAGAATTTTAAGAAGTCAGTTGAGTTGCCTAAAACCAAAAGGTAGTGACGAGAAATTGAAAGCAAAATCCCATCTTTTGCATCCAAGAGACGGCTCGCTCGAACTTCTTCCTATTATGGCCCAATATGAACTTAAAAGCATCACGCTAGTCCTCAAAGCATGGATGACAGATCTCTGGGGCTAGGTCCAAAGTCTTGTgtcttttccttatttttttaaacattttgaatAACTTCCAAGAACCATACAACAACTCAAACTTTGTTAAAAGAATATGGCCTATAAATAGTAGGAAGCCCAAGAAAAATCTCATTGCTGAATGCTTAATCTTTAGCTGAAAGGCCGGCTTTAATTAAATGATCTTTGCACTATTTGATGTCATTATCTTGGACATGATGGGAAGtgggtatatatatacatatatatatatatatatatatgtttaatgtcCTTATCTTGCACTTGGGAAGTGGTTGCATGCCCGTAGGCCACTAATTAGTACTAAAGTGGGTTGATAAATCTTCACCACGCTGCTTTTTCCAAAGCTTTGTGGAAATTATGACatgaatagaaaaaatagtGATGGAAAGAAAGACACAGTACTTCTCTCTACCTAAATTCTTGACCTGATCGTGGAAACTATACATGGAAAAGTTAGAAAAAGGTGGTAGAAATTAAGAAGGACGGACGTACATTAATTTTCTATACCTAGTTGATCTAGACTCCATGCATCCACTTACTCAAGTTTGGCATTTCCACACAAGCAAACAGAAATTTCATGTCTCCTCAGATCTTTATCATCCTGTGTCTGTCTACAAACCTTGGTGCATGGAAACAAACACAAGCCATCAGCCACCACTGATCAAGGGCATGCAATGAAAGTGGCCACTTTTCTACCAAAGCTAGCTA
Coding sequences:
- the LOC121253190 gene encoding photosystem II repair protein PSB27-H1, chloroplastic — translated: MASPTLITPTSKLTSHLSPIKPKFTTTITATNSTNGHQPRRREFLSLATTILSPAWLSVVSTPALAASDEEYVKETEEVINKVRTTIQMDKNDPNVASAVADLRETSNSWVAKYRREKVLLARVSFRDMYSALNAVSGHYISFGPTAPIPAKRKARILEEMDTAEKALLRGR